A stretch of DNA from Cololabis saira isolate AMF1-May2022 chromosome 17, fColSai1.1, whole genome shotgun sequence:
CAGAGATGGGAGGGgtctggaaaaaaacaatataaaaaggAGGGGGTGGAGGATTTGTTGTTTAGTTTACAGCACATGCACAAGAGACAATTGTTATTCACAAAGGTGAGTGTTTGTATGGGCACAAATTCAAATAAATTCACAGGGCATGTTTCCCCCAAAAGTTgtttgtgtgtacgtgtgtccAGATTTTAGGTATGTTTGTGCTGATGAGTGTATTTTGTGTGAGAAAAGGCTCATTCTTGCCCTGGAGACCAGGGACGATGTCACACTGATGTCACCCTTTGAATATAATGGGCTGCATTACTTCCATCAGACTTCAACAGGCACAGTCATATGACTGGGCGCGAGTCGATACAAAGTGCAGCTCTGTGTTTAGCGCCTTATTAATATTCATTGTCACACTGCCCTCCGCATTGTCAGACCAAGCCCTGATTATGAGGTTAAAGCatagatgaaaaagaaaactgtgAAACTGAAAATGTAACACTGTGGTCAGATGGAGCCCAGAAGGATTTTACGGCTATCAAAGTCATAATTTTTATGTCATCTTGTTACTTTAATTACAATGGATGTCAATGATGACAACCTCTGACCTTTAACCGTTATATTTAAATCACTGTAAAGCTCTTGTGCTTCTCTAAAACTGCAGCTTTGACGGCATCCATCTTTATTATGACCTCAAATGCACACATGCTCTTGTGTTTACCTCAGGTCATCCACTGTCTTCACTTGTTCACTCTGAGAGAGGGATGCAGCTTCTTTTAGTGCTTTAATCCAGTCTGTATCTTGTTCCAGGGCAATTTCTCCCAAAGGAGGACTCTCGGCCACATCAGCAGCCTCTATACTCACAGACACTTGTTCAACAGGGGGGCTGAAGCTGCAGGCAGGAGCCCTTTCAGCCGGACCTCCATCACACTGAGGTTCAGTCCCAGTAGCTTTCACCATCATATCATCGTGGGGCTTTGACAAAGGAACTTGGTCATGGGGTTTCTCTGACTCATCAAGGGATGCGAGGTTGGTAGAAATAGGCTCTTCCAGGTAGTTTAAACCAACACATGGATGAGCAGTTGCTTTATCTAATATATCGCTGCCATGTTCTTCTGCTTTAGAAAGATCAATGCCCCCCTCTGAGGGATAAACAACAGCCTCTGCACGGCTTTGTGACACCTCAGCCTGAAAATAGCCTGAGACCGACTCCCTGCTGCTGTCTTTGCCATTTACATTTACAATCCCCAGCTTTTCTATTTCTTCTTTATTCTCAGTCACTTTTACCTCACATTTCTCTTTTCCTTGGCTGCTAGCAGTCTCCCCAACTAAAGCCGCCTCATCTCCCTTTGTGATCTCCTCAGCGCTATGGCCTTTTACGGCTGTTTGCACAACGGGGCTGGCTTGTGTGGGGAACACTTTATTGCAGCTTTGCAGAGGCTTACACACTGCATCCTTAATTTCACACTCCTCAGTTTCAGCACTCTCACGTTCCGTAACTGTGGCAGACTTGAAATCCTCTCCCCCAGTTTCTGCCAGCCCGGCATCAGTACCGGGCATCTTTGTATGACTTTCCTCAGCTGCGCTGGCACTTGGAACAACTTCTGAATTAATGTTGTCATTATCTGTTCTCACGTTTAATGAAACTGAGTTTTGGAAGGGTGGAGTCTCAAGTTTCAGAGAAGCCAACTCTGCAGATACAGCGCTCTTTTGTGAAGCGTCGGATTTTCTATACTGGTCTTGAGATGCGGCTGACAGGTTGCTCATTTGCTGCTTTTTACCTTCCAATTCACCTGCAGTCTCAATTAAATTTTGCTCCGTCTCTCTTACCCCTAACCCCGAGTCTTTATTCTCATCAACCCCCTGTCCTGTCACATCTACTTGAGAGTAAACTGTTGCTATCCCAATGTCAACACTCTCAACAGCACTTCCATTTAAATTACTGGAAAGGTGACACGGCACATCTGCCTTTCCAGCCTCTGATGAATCCTGTGCTCCCTTGCCTTTCTCTTGGCCCATTACGCCATCATCGTGACTACTCTCGTCACCCGCCAACTCATCTTTGCTTTCTGACTGAAACAGCCCCTCGGCAGAGCCGCCTCCTGCCTCTGCTGCCTCTTTAACGGCTAAGTCTGGCGCTTGGGTCTGACTGTTGGCCTCTTCTCCCTCTTGCACAAATCCACCTGACAGCTCCTCTGTGGAATGTCGGGATCCCAGACACTGCTCCTGTTGCTGAGCAAAACAGTTTAGATCTTGTGGGCTCTGCGATTGGCCGAGAGCTGGCTTCAAATCTGGTGCAGCGTCAGAGCCGGGCTCCGGCATGGCTGTGGCTGTTTGGTTCAGGTCCTGGTCATAAATGGTCCGAGTTTCTCTACTGAACTCCGACTCACTTGGCAGCATCACGTCGGCTGTCGCTGACGTTTTCTCAAGAGAAAGGGAAGATGTTTGAATCTCAGATTTTTCTTCGTGTTCTAAACTCTTATTTCTGTCTCCTTCGTTCTTTATATTCGTTGATGGTGGCTGCACTTCATGTTCATCTTGCAGCTGCAAATCTCCAGCGTCCACGGTAGTCTCTTTGTCTGGCTCATTAGGATATTGTAATACGGAGCCTTCCTTTCCTGCCTGCTGCTTGCTACTACCTACTGCTTCTGTTTGATTATCAGTTGTTGCTTCTTTAGTTTGTGTCTTTTCTTCTGACGTCTTATCTCtcattttgcttttttcttcaatATTGTCTTCTTGAACTTCATGGTGGGTCTTACTGGCAAGCAGGTGAGAGCTGACAGGGCAGCTCACAGCTACTAGGTCATTGCTAATGGATGTTTTACAAGGAACGGCATCTGTGCCAACAGAATCTGGCTCAGTGTGACATGAAGAAATCAAGTTATCACATTCATCTTTTGACAGTAAAGCAGTTGCAGCAAGAGTCTGAGCGGCGTGAGGCGGGTTTTCCTCCAGTGAAGAAGTAGTAATTGTATTATTGGTAACAGAATTCTCACATTCGTCAACGGTCTGCTCAGCATTGTTCCTTTCCCCCAGCTCCTGATGCATCTCATCTGCTTTAACACTGACATTACTGCGCTCCAGATCCTGTGCTAAAGACATTAGTGTCATTTCACTGGTTTTATTGCCGTCCACCTCTTTGGAGACGTTGGCGCAGTCTCTGTCAGCAGCACTGCGGTTATCTGTCTGCTCGGGGAGAATAATATCAGAGTCAGTGATGAACTCCAAATGATTCAACATCGGGCCAGGAGGCTGCAGGATAAAAAGTGGATTGTTGAGACGGGGGCAGGCGGCAGAACTAGCCTGCTCAGAGGCCGTCACCGCTTCATCCTTTGTCGGATCAGCCGCCACACTTGTGGATTCGTCACCAGCCTTCACCAGATCCAGGTTGTCAAGTCCGCTTGGAGGCATTTCAACTAGTTTGCTTGGAGTTTGATTACTGGGGTCAGAAGGTGCACAGGTGGAGGTCCCAGCATCAGACTTTGAGCTGGAGTCCACGTCAGCCAAAGGCTGCCCCAAAGGAGATTCAGTGGAGACGGGTTTGCAGGTAACATCCTCATCTGGAAGCAGAGATGGAGGACAGTGGCTCCCTTCTTTTTCATCAAGAATTGCAGTGACCTCATGTGTTAAAGACAACTCCTTTTGCACACCAGTTTCAAGGAAGCCTTCAGACGCACCATGTAACTCAACAGCTTCAGTGTAATAATCTGCATGATCTGTCCGATTCCTCTCAGCGGGACAAGAAAGCTCTCCTGAGCCGGTCACCATCTGCAAATCAGTGTTTGTCTCAAGACTGTCATGACCAGAGTGATCTGTGTTTTTCTTCGTATCATTAGTCCCAGAATCTCCTTTGTCCGTTTGCACCTCCGTCTGTGGCTCCCAACGTTCAGCGGAGCTGCAAAGTGCTGCTTCATTCTTGGTGGGAGCAGAGTTCGTGGAGATCTCTGGCTTCTTCAAACTCAGAAAGTTTGAGAAAGTGTAGCAGGCCTCAACAACAGGATGGTGCAAACTCTCGTGGACGGTCAGTGGAGGCAAGGAGGCGCAGTCCAACGCCGGGATGGACATGTTCTTGAGATCCAGGGATGAATCAACCTTTTGTATCACAGTGTCAGCAAAGTGAACTCTGTTGTTACCTTTACTGCTGTTGCAAATGCCAGCATCCACTCCAGACAACGCAGGACTCCCACCTTTGATCTGGGTTGCAGCTTCACTCTCGGTTGTCCCGTCTCCTCTTCTGCTCCCAGGTTGAACCTGTTGATCGTTGCTTGCTTGTTGCGTGGTTTGCAGTACTGAAGTCGAAAGCTGAGGTGGGATTGGAGATGAGAAGACttgattgttgttttcctcTCCGATGGATGACTCCACACAAGTGTTTCCCAAATGCAAAGCTTCCTCTGAAAGCAGTCCCTGCACGAGATGAGCCTTTATCCCTTCATCTGCATCGCTGGAGCTCTGTTCAGTGAAAGTGGGGAGAGGCGAAGCTGCCTCGCTGCGCCTTTCCTGGTGGGGGTGGAAGAGACGGTCCTGTTCAGAGCAGATGTCCTCAGTGATGAGAGCGGTCGGTCCACTCCAGCCCTGTGACTTCAGCTGTGACTCGGCAACATCTGTGGGCGGATGCCTCTCCGTCTCAGCTGATGACACCCCGCTCGCAGAGCCTTCTGGCTGGCTGAAGGAAGCGTGCTCTCCAGCAGGCCCTCCTTTTCCTCCcacctcctccctctctccccctccCCCTTTTCCCAATCTTTCCAATCCCGCAGCACAGCGATCCTGGCAATCAGAGCCTGTGAGCAGCCCAGGGGGAGAAGCACCGGTGCAGGCTTCAGATCCTAGTAGCTCTTTTTCTACGTCTCCCTCTTCAGCCGGTGAGAAGTCTGCGTCTGAGCTGCAAATGCTCATCCCCGCCGGTCTCTTCATTTCAGTTTCAGCCAAGTTGTGTGGCattttgctgctgcagcttttctCAGACGCAGATTGTCCCTCTGTGGCTGACAATGCAAGTGTGCATTTTTCCTGCGAGCAGATTAATGAGGGCTGATGGGGGCTGTCCACAAGTTTATTTCTTTCCTCGTCTGCAGAACTGAGGTGCTGTTCCACGCCTCCCAGTTTGTTCTCTCCTGTTCCTTTCTCACTCCCTGCCACTGCTGCAGTAGCTACTGTGTCTAAAAAATCATGCCTCatgctctctccctctccctggcTTTCAATTACTTCTGGCAATGTGGGTGTTGTCAGTGGCAACGCAGTAACCATCATTAAAGCCTTTTCATGAGCACCGTCCACGTAACACTCTCCCACACTAGTTCTTCTTTGGGAGAGTGGGCTCTGATCCTCCTGTGTGAGTATTTTTGCTTCCGTAGTAACTACAGCCTCCTGTGTTTGTGCGTCTGATATCCTGTCACTTGAAGCTGTTGGTTTGATAGCTTCGTCTTGGACCGTTATTGTGGGTGTAGTTTCTCCTGCGGCTGCTTGTTGCTCCCACTGTGAGTTTTCATGGGAGCGCTGATGCATGATACTATGAGCAACCACTTGGTTGTGGTTGTCTGACTGATGGGGCATCTGTGAAAAAGGCTGCTTGGATGCAGGTGAACTGAGCGGAGCAGTAAGATGATCCTGACTACTAACGGGGGATGCTAAAGGGGGGTTGGAGATGAGAACTCCCGCAGGACTCAGCTGCTGCTTGTGCTCGTAATCAAACCTGTTATCAGGCTGTTCCCCATAAATCACAGCGTGAGCGTCAGCCTCTGACACAGACACTCCTTTTTCCGGTGAATCCGTATTAGAGCCAGCATTTATGAGGGAGGCAGCTTGCATTTTATCCTCAGCTTGTTCCCCCATCACTGCCTTCTGTTTGTTctccagctttttctttttcctttgtttCCTCTTCTTTCCGTCTTTGCTCTGTCCATCCTTTGTGCCACGTGCTGAACCCATCTGTTTATCGGTTTTACAGTCTGACTGACTCTGCTCTTTGTTCTGCTCTGTCTTTGTCTTTGCTTCTGACTGCAGCCCTGATAGCGTACCTGCATCACTTAGATGTGTGCC
This window harbors:
- the tacc2 gene encoding microtubule-associated protein futsch isoform X4 gives rise to the protein MQFCRKVLCQPCSARVTSPEEGMEYKMGSCIGISKKQTDAYAESLSGRDNTALLTEASTSQPGLFPDIPVLSGEEESAGAAAADQDDQEELEFPHDLLPNLDFSSEFNIWESSLGGQTSAGEKKCEQVNPLLVGLQHHVEVSRPPVVVDARPYGCEPVVADDQPPPQCATTPHLGPPRPAAPSVLFDQELQDAFRECEEQMASLFTPIEPTKVYNAEETDGEVMVKKSTESSSPPPIVIQPGHSNRSHGNKSTHGNSEEESSETDRVVFSFRNYILGIENNVGTAETESKITQDLDTCSEVTPETDKQRETASHTESEIATDLYKEPSKQADVSKQKDGQVQEHVDSSAAAEEKSTVDCDTVAKDERTEAVTEAATTRKENQNYEYDLNICEGESEAENPLKECGTHLSDAGTLSGLQSEAKTKTEQNKEQSQSDCKTDKQMGSARGTKDGQSKDGKKRKQRKKKKLENKQKAVMGEQAEDKMQAASLINAGSNTDSPEKGVSVSEADAHAVIYGEQPDNRFDYEHKQQLSPAGVLISNPPLASPVSSQDHLTAPLSSPASKQPFSQMPHQSDNHNQVVAHSIMHQRSHENSQWEQQAAAGETTPTITVQDEAIKPTASSDRISDAQTQEAVVTTEAKILTQEDQSPLSQRRTSVGECYVDGAHEKALMMVTALPLTTPTLPEVIESQGEGESMRHDFLDTVATAAVAGSEKGTGENKLGGVEQHLSSADEERNKLVDSPHQPSLICSQEKCTLALSATEGQSASEKSCSSKMPHNLAETEMKRPAGMSICSSDADFSPAEEGDVEKELLGSEACTGASPPGLLTGSDCQDRCAAGLERLGKGGGGEREEVGGKGGPAGEHASFSQPEGSASGVSSAETERHPPTDVAESQLKSQGWSGPTALITEDICSEQDRLFHPHQERRSEAASPLPTFTEQSSSDADEGIKAHLVQGLLSEEALHLGNTCVESSIGEENNNQVFSSPIPPQLSTSVLQTTQQASNDQQVQPGSRRGDGTTESEAATQIKGGSPALSGVDAGICNSSKGNNRVHFADTVIQKVDSSLDLKNMSIPALDCASLPPLTVHESLHHPVVEACYTFSNFLSLKKPEISTNSAPTKNEAALCSSAERWEPQTEVQTDKGDSGTNDTKKNTDHSGHDSLETNTDLQMVTGSGELSCPAERNRTDHADYYTEAVELHGASEGFLETGVQKELSLTHEVTAILDEKEGSHCPPSLLPDEDVTCKPVSTESPLGQPLADVDSSSKSDAGTSTCAPSDPSNQTPSKLVEMPPSGLDNLDLVKAGDESTSVAADPTKDEAVTASEQASSAACPRLNNPLFILQPPGPMLNHLEFITDSDIILPEQTDNRSAADRDCANVSKEVDGNKTSEMTLMSLAQDLERSNVSVKADEMHQELGERNNAEQTVDECENSVTNNTITTSSLEENPPHAAQTLAATALLSKDECDNLISSCHTEPDSVGTDAVPCKTSISNDLVAVSCPVSSHLLASKTHHEVQEDNIEEKSKMRDKTSEEKTQTKEATTDNQTEAVGSSKQQAGKEGSVLQYPNEPDKETTVDAGDLQLQDEHEVQPPSTNIKNEGDRNKSLEHEEKSEIQTSSLSLEKTSATADVMLPSESEFSRETRTIYDQDLNQTATAMPEPGSDAAPDLKPALGQSQSPQDLNCFAQQQEQCLGSRHSTEELSGGFVQEGEEANSQTQAPDLAVKEAAEAGGGSAEGLFQSESKDELAGDESSHDDGVMGQEKGKGAQDSSEAGKADVPCHLSSNLNGSAVESVDIGIATVYSQVDVTGQGVDENKDSGLGVRETEQNLIETAGELEGKKQQMSNLSAASQDQYRKSDASQKSAVSAELASLKLETPPFQNSVSLNVRTDNDNINSEVVPSASAAEESHTKMPGTDAGLAETGGEDFKSATVTERESAETEECEIKDAVCKPLQSCNKVFPTQASPVVQTAVKGHSAEEITKGDEAALVGETASSQGKEKCEVKVTENKEEIEKLGIVNVNGKDSSRESVSGYFQAEVSQSRAEAVVYPSEGGIDLSKAEEHGSDILDKATAHPCVGLNYLEEPISTNLASLDESEKPHDQVPLSKPHDDMMVKATGTEPQCDGGPAERAPACSFSPPVEQVSVSIEAADVAESPPLGEIALEQDTDWIKALKEAASLSQSEQVKTVDDLRPLPSLESPQLEFLTPTEETAVLRQDEEIPPPDQAAGQAVESPALLVAKRPVDLPQPLQKTVDLPEPTQQTAPLSEPTQSAKAELSEEITNKDKSSTPTKTEFSPDRSPESDNQLVDVADDQTEFFKATKKIEEIPEQTEIDVDSREPTENEESQLKQTTESLKQQEKLPEELEEKPVEVPPEKTDVTTVQDPPEELQSSGPPLTEPPERGHPVPACPAPPPSEHQLPPSPKDTTEPLPPLQDTTEPPPSPKDTTEPLPPLQDTTEPPAPPPTPPGSDTPASCLPPPAPATPAAPSADRREDLDPASAPCRAPFRSSDSDGAFETPESTTPVKAVSPVDPHREQLTSDGDDANASVSDLVPDSAPAGLPLRSPSINFDENKPIAASGTYNLEVYAAEPPSHTLTRSLSLQGGELESPSAPLDVSASAGFRAHSESFSVGTESAPGTLRRPKKVRPGSVKKKPLLRQNSNPEAQKPATSTATQEAKKQAKPGTASPLLFPEETEGGSATPSPGGTLRRTRKSRVETPPPLQEEIKDTSQEEDCGVPALPLCQEEISLPASLTDKEESPIPPSASYKWDPENFDSIDPFNTGGSKIANSPVFGRKDLVCGPVSIPPEGPPPSVVEPHYPTAPAPLEEPNPEEQPILPKRQAVRLEFDYSEENSEASHPASPPLKKVGKKPGGKMPQRKAKLGLKKMPPAQVEQLDNTPPPTHNGNEDELTVPKAAYNFEPDKWDDPSYNPFTSKKAVSNSPKMPRPAFGFDANNFDDSVDPFKYSNKLANSPPKAAASFEMSSNDYDDENDNDNIGELEDQNQNKPSKKKKTPIKSNTFRVKRSPKKTPLSDTSQDPGSADESPSLHSQDDHATDEEKLASTNHKWGPLHDMDADLNSDQQSFPQPCDLTSFVNENSLPQETPVQDYEIEYMEKIGSSSPPLSSKKPSLYLKLDSVSENLTKNTRAHGSEPSSPCTGSFEEMEAQITAGMKTPVLSSRPGPEGSAGEKGRKRESESLSRTQSTERDEQPPSQGPAEAPAQDQTLPLLDRLSECDDPLQYLEPDLAETNPTAFAQKLQHRDVSSSVDSALPKTSLYARTTSTSSSSYMEGESPHLPRELDHSLGIARDEVVTKEKEVLEWQRKYEESRQEVVEMRRIVAEYEKTIAQMIEDDQKEKSLSHHTIQQLIMEKDQALADLNSVEKSLADLFRRYEKMKDVLDGFRKNEEVLKKCAQEYLTRVRKEEQRYQALKIHAEEKLDKANTDIAQVRAKAKQEQVAYQASLRKEQMKVDSLERTLEQKNKEIEELTKICDELIAKMGRS
- the tacc2 gene encoding microtubule-associated protein futsch isoform X7, whose protein sequence is MQFCRKVLCQPCSARVTSPEEGMEYKMGSCIGISKKQTDAYAESLSGRDNTALLTEASTSQPGLFPDIPVLSGEEESAGAAAADQDDQEELEFPHDLLPNLDFSSEFNIWESSLGGQTSAGEKKCEQVNPLLVGLQHHVEVSRPPVVVDARPYGCEPVVADDQPPPQCATTPHLGPPRPAAPSVLFDQELQDAFRECEEQMASLFTPIEPTKVYNAEETDGEVMVKKSTESSSPPPIVIQPGHSNRSHGNKSTHGNSEEESSETDRVVFSFRNYILGIENNVGTAETESKITQDLDTCSEVTPETDKQRETASHTESEIATDLYKEPSKQADVSKQKDGQVQEHVDSSAAAEEKSTVDCDTVAKDERTEAVTEAATTRKENQNYEYDLNICEGESEAENPLKECGTHLSDAGTLSGLQSEAKTKTEQNKEQSQSDCKTDKQMGSARGTKDGQSKDGKKRKQRKKKKLENKQKAVMGEQAEDKMQAASLINAGSNTDSPEKGVSVSEADAHAVIYGEQPDNRFDYEHKQQLSPAGVLISNPPLASPVSSQDHLTAPLSSPASKQPFSQMPHQSDNHNQVVAHSIMHQRSHENSQWEQQAAAGETTPTITVQDEAIKPTASSDRISDAQTQEAVVTTEAKILTQEDQSPLSQRRTSVGECYVDGAHEKALMMVTALPLTTPTLPEVIESQGEGESMRHDFLDTVATAAVAGSEKGTGENKLGGVEQHLSSADEERNKLVDSPHQPSLICSQEKCTLALSATEGQSASEKSCSSKMPHNLAETEMKRPAGMSICSSDADFSPAEEGDVEKELLGSEACTGASPPGLLTGSDCQDRCAAGLERLGKGGGGEREEVGGKGGPAGEHASFSQPEGSASGVSSAETERHPPTDVAESQLKSQGWSGPTALITEDICSEQDRLFHPHQERRSEAASPLPTFTEQSSSDADEGIKAHLVQGLLSEEALHLGNTCVESSIGEENNNQVFSSPIPPQLSTSVLQTTQQASNDQQVQPGSRRGDGTTESEAATQIKGGSPALSGVDAGICNSSKGNNRVHFADTVIQKVDSSLDLKNMSIPALDCASLPPLTVHESLHHPVVEACYTFSNFLSLKKPEISTNSAPTKNEAALCSSAERWEPQTEVQTDKGDSGTNDTKKNTDHSGHDSLETNTDLQMVTGSGELSCPAERNRTDHADYYTEAVELHGASEGFLETGVQKELSLTHEVTAILDEKEGSHCPPSLLPDEDVTCKPVSTESPLGQPLADVDSSSKSDAGTSTCAPSDPSNQTPSKLVEMPPSGLDNLDLVKAGDESTSVAADPTKDEAVTASEQASSAACPRLNNPLFILQPPGPMLNHLEFITDSDIILPEQTDNRSAADRDCANVSKEVDGNKTSEMTLMSLAQDLERSNVSVKADEMHQELGERNNAEQTVDECENSVTNNTITTSSLEENPPHAAQTLAATALLSKDECDNLISSCHTEPDSVGTDAVPCKTSISNDLVAVSCPVSSHLLASKTHHEVQEDNIEEKSKMRDKTSEEKTQTKEATTDNQTEAVGSSKQQAGKEGSVLQYPNEPDKETTVDAGDLQLQDEHEVQPPSTNIKNEGDRNKSLEHEEKSEIQTSSLSLEKTSATADVMLPSESEFSRETRTIYDQDLNQTATAMPEPGSDAAPDLKPALGQSQSPQDLNCFAQQQEQCLGSRHSTEELSGGFVQEGEEANSQTQAPDLAVKEAAEAGGGSAEGLFQSESKDELAGDESSHDDGVMGQEKGKGAQDSSEAGKADVPCHLSSNLNGSAVESVDIGIATVYSQVDVTGQGVDENKDSGLGVRETEQNLIETAGELEGKKQQMSNLSAASQDQYRKSDASQKSAVSAELASLKLETPPFQNSVSLNVRTDNDNINSEVVPSASAAEESHTKMPGTDAGLAETGGEDFKSATVTERESAETEECEIKDAVCKPLQSCNKVFPTQASPVVQTAVKGHSAEEITKGDEAALVGETASSQGKEKCEVKVTENKEEIEKLGIVNVNGKDSSRESVSGYFQAEVSQSRAEAVVYPSEGGIDLSKAEEHGSDILDKATAHPCVGLNYLEEPISTNLASLDESEKPHDQVPLSKPHDDMMVKATGTEPQCDGGPAERAPACSFSPPVEQVSVSIEAADVAESPPLGEIALEQDTDWIKALKEAASLSQSEQVKTVDDLRPLPSLESPQLEFLTPTEETAVLRQDEEIPPPDQAAGQAVESPALLVAKRPVDLPQPLQKTVDLPEPTQQTAPLSEPTQSAKAELSEEITNKDKSSTPTKTEFSPDRSPESDNQLVDVADDQTEFFKATKKIEEIPEQTEIDVDSREPTENEESQLKQTTESLKQQEKLPEELEEKPVEVPPEKTDVTTVQDPPEELQSSGPPLTEPPERGHPVPACPAPPPSEHQLPPSPKDTTEPLPPLQDTTEPPPSPKDTTEPLPPLQDTTEPPAPPPTPPGSDTPASCLPPPAPATPAAPSADRREDLDPASAPCRAPFRSSDSDGAFETPESTTPVKAVSPVDPHREQLTSDGDDANASVSDLVPDSAPAGLPLRSPSINFDENKPIAASGTYNLEVYAAEPPSHTLTRSLSLQGGELESPSAPLDVSASAGFRAHSESFSVGTESAPGTLRRPKKVRPGSVKKKPLLRQNSNPEAQKPATSTATQEAKKQAKPGTASPLLFPEETEGGSATPSPGGTLRRTRKSRVETPPPLQEEIKDTSQEEDCGVPALPLCQEEISLPASLTDKEESPIPPSASYKWDPENFDSIDPFNTGGSKIANSPVFGRKDLVCGPVSIPPEGPPPSVVEPHYPTAPAPLEEPNPEEQPILPKRQAVRLEFDYSEENSEASHPASPPLKKVGKKPGGKMPQRKAKLGLKKMPPAQVEQLDNTPPPTHNGNEDELTVPKAAYNFEPDKWDDPSYNPFTSKKAVSNSPKMPRPAFGFDANNFDDSVDPFKYSNKLANSPPKAAASFEMSSNDYDDENDNDNIGELEDQNQNKPSKKKKTPIKSNTFRVKRSPKKTPLSDTSQDPGSADESPSLHSQDDHATDEEKLASTNHKWGPLHDMDADLNSDQQSFPQPCDLTSFVNENSLPQETPVQDYEIEYMEKIGSSSPPLSSKKPSLYLKLDSVSENLTKNTRAHGSEPSSPCTGSFEEMEAQITAGMKTPVLSSRPGPEGSAGEKGRKRESESLSRTQSTERDEQQHRDVSSSVDSALPKTSLYARTTSTSSSSYMEGESPHLPRELDHSLGIARDEVVTKEKEVLEWQRKYEESRQEVVEMRRIVAEYEKTIAQMIEDDQKEKSLSHHTIQQLIMEKDQALADLNSVEKSLADLFRRYEKMKDVLDGFRKNEEVLKKCAQEYLTRVRKEEQRYQALKIHAEEKLDKANTDIAQVRAKAKQEQVAYQASLRKEQMKVDSLERTLEQKNKEIEELTKICDELIAKMGRS